Part of the Quercus lobata isolate SW786 chromosome 6, ValleyOak3.0 Primary Assembly, whole genome shotgun sequence genome, TATTTATTTGAAATAGCTTTGAGATCATCGTTGTTTTAACTGATGTGCTTGATTTAGAAGTCGAATTGCTTGTGTTTGTGCTTTGAATGTTTTGCTCATGTAAATGAGTGTGGTGCAGGTCCCATTCCATGTTCCGCTCGAAGTAAACGTAGTCCTCATTGGTTTCCACGGCGATGGAGGCTATAGGTACACAGTAGATTCGCAAAAATTGGAAGAGTTTCTCAGGGTCAGCTTCCCAACCCACAGGCCATTGTGCCAGGAGACAGGCGAGCATCTCGATATTGAGCATAACATTGTTTATAACACATTTCATGTAAGCTTCACAAAAtttatcatctcaaaagagtCATATTTTGCACGACTTCTATTGTTcaatttcattatcttttttcttcctCACCACAGGCTGGACAGGCAGAATTTATAGTGCTTGAGAAATCACTGAAAGAGGCCATGGTTCTAGCTGGAACTGCACGAGAGGTGACCACTGTAGTGTTTATTAATCACCGGTGCTCATAATTGTTGTggaaaagataatataattatttttctttgattatgttctaaaatatatttaaactGTTAGGCTGATTATGGAAGGGAGCTTCCATTGTTCGAGGTAGAAGCAACAGTTGTCGAACCCATATTTCATACCCTGTATTCCTTCCTTTTTGACGTGGACAATGTTCGATATTCTGCTGGGGATATGGATAGACCTATGCCTACTGTGATATTTATTGTCAACTTTGATAAGGTATACTGTGCAGTCCTTATTCTTTAGTTGTGTTCCTCGTGGCTGTGTGATTGATGCGAGCTGATATTCTTTGCAGGTAAGAATGGATCCTAGGAATAAGGAAATTGATCATGACAGTTTGATGTATGGAAAAATTACCCAGCTAACAGAGGAGGATATGAAAAAACAAGAGAGTGAATACATATATCGTTATCGATATAATGGAGGAGGAGCATCTCAAGTTTGGCTTGGCTTTGGCAGGTATGATTGACAGAATATAATGAGTGGAAAAACACAGTCTTGAAATTGATCCAGTTAGGCTTCTGTATCTTTTTTCTGCactattttgatttattttctgaATTCATTCAATGCTGTCAAATACATTTCAGTTAGCACAGACCATAGAGCAATTCCATCATATCTCACAAAGCTTTTGTGAAGCTCAGGCCTAACCCAATGAAGATGAATACCACTTTGTTAATGATGACTTTACATGTTGGGTTTTGAAATGAATACCTATGTCATGAACTGGGTTTTGAAATGAATACCTATGTCATGAACTGTGTTTTGAAATTCATTTAATCTGACATAGATTGAACCCAGGACATAAGATGTATTGTAAGATGGacttataatatttatgttgtttgaaattttggtaACAGTGGTGGAGTGCTGCTGCTACAATCACTGACAATTCTGTTGTAATGATAGAGTGAATActtcatttaattaaaaaattatctcCTGCATTATTCATCTCCAATACTGTCAAGTCATTCAATAGTGGTTACATTGATAGTTGCTCATCATTGTTGTCACCAACCTTTCTTTCTCCGGGAGTAATATCTTCATTCACAGAACCAGAGGAGTATAGGAAATGATATTTGAAACTGTCCTagaatttcataaaatattctaTTGAATTAGATAATTTATGTGTTGAATTCTGTGTTTTCACTGTATTTGAGGGCAATACGAACTTGCTCCTTCCCATTTCTCTCACtctgtatgtgtgtgtgtatctgGGTCTAACTGTCTGCCTACACTATCCAGATTTGCTGTGATCGACCTTTCAGCAGGCCCATGTACATATGGGAAGATTGAGACTGAGGAGGGGAGTGTCAGTTCTAGAACACTGCCACGGTTACAGCATATGATATTTCCAGGTGGTTATGGTCCAGTTACTGGTCATTCTACCTCTGATATTTTCATTGGACAGCTAGCCTCTTTGATATCAACCACAATTGAGCATGTTATAGCTCCAGATGTTAGGTACTTCATCCATATCTTGATGTTTCCAAGTGCACATATCactttttttgctgaatttttactttcttttactCATGAACTATATTCACACATGTACTGTTGGGTCATTGTTTGAATATCTGAAATGCAGTTGTCTAAGAATCTCAATTCTGGTCTAATCCAATCATATGTTTTTCATTTGTGGACTCAGGTTTGAAATTGTTGATCAGACAACACGGTTGCTTGTACCTATAATCGTCCTGCAAAATCATAATCGATATAATATTTTGGAGAAAGGTCACAATTACAGTATTAATATTGAAGCAATTGAGGCAGAGGTGAGTTTTACCTTATGCTTGCTCATGACTTATGTGTTGAAAATGTTGTTGTTCTTTGGGTAATTATTAGACAATTAACTTTGGTTAGAGCTATAGAAACATGGAGGAAGTATCTCTACATTCCTGTAGCTAGCCTGAAGTGCTTGGATATAGGCTGGTGGTTGAGTTGAGTGATCTAGGGATTCCAAAAATTGTTTCATTTGCACAATGTCTCTGGTCAATGGTCATGCTTCAACAGGCAACAGAAAATTCAGTGTATTTTTTTAGTGACTAAATACAGAATAAAATCCAATTTCTTCCAAAGTGGAGGTTTATGCAGTCTTTTACTACATAGATGTTGTTCTTGAAAAGTGATACAGATTTTATGACTCGTCTGATTTTTGAGGTTGAATGACTCTGACAAAAATTTTCCTGAATAATTTCGCcattactcatttttctttttgattaaGTAAACCAATAAACACATTGTAAGTTTGTGTTGTCTGGTATTCTCTGTCTCAGCTTAAGAAGATGGTTCATGATGGACATGAAGTAGTTATGGTTGGGGGCTCACATTCATTACACCGACATGAGAAGTTGTCTATTGCTGTTTCAAAGGCAATGCGAGGCCATTCCCTGCAAGAAACAAAGAATGATGGGCGTTTCCATGTTCATACCAGGACATTTCTGGATGGCGCCATTCTTAAAGAAGTGGGTATTTTCTTTTAGTAGCCATTATCTTTTTGACATCATGACAATGCTTGCAGTTCCTTTGCTTAatgaaaactattatttatacattcttcctcacatttttacttgaaaatacttatTGCAGGAGATGGAAAGATCTGCTGATGTGCTTGCTGCTGGTTTGCTTGAGGTGGCTGATCCATCTCTCTCAAGTAAATATTTCCTCCGCCAGGTTAGTGGGAAGTTTCTAGATTTTGGTTAATGTGTGGAATGTCAGGAGTGATTTACATTTGGCCTTTCTTATGGACTTTCTTTGCATAAAGACCATATTATATTCCGTGCCTTTGTTCCCTCCTCTTATTGACCTGAAATGTGTTCTGTTTCCCACAGCACTGGATGGATGACTCCGAGGGTTCAAGTGACTCCATACTAAAGCATAAACCCCTCTGGGCTAGTTATGATTCAAAACGAggcaagaagaaaaagaaaatagaaaagaaacagggGGATCTGACCCGTACTTACGGAACAAGAGTAATTCCTGTGTAAGCATGCCTCCTTGTCTTGCACTGTGTTATACCATTTTTTGCATTGGTGCTTTACACATGCACCCAATGGGTCATGAACCAAAGACCTCACACTCCGTCTAGGACTTATAAGGAGAGGAAGTGCCAGTTGAGCTAAAGCTCATTGGCACAATTTTTATACCATTTTCACACTAAGTATATCTTCATTATAGTTATATCATCTTAATTCTATTGAGTATGCCTTGCTCATTTTTCTTGCTGCATTTTGAGATGACTGTACAAAATTAGCATAACAGTAATCCATTTATTTGTGATATACTATTCCATCTTATGTAATTACTTTAGAAAGACATTATTTTGGGATCCATagccaaccccaaaattttgggacgaaggctttatttgttgtttgtttgttagtAGAAAGCAATGATACCTAATAGCTGTCAGGGAACTGATTTCCTTGTGGTTCCTATGGTTTTCACTGTAGACTAGATTCATCATAATTAATTTGCATATTTGAAATGACATTTTCAGGCTCTTTGTAACTGCCACACCCAACAATAGTGTTTGCCTTTATCTTGTAGTTGACACTATGGTGGTGGTTAATGATGTAGAATTGTTTCTGTTCCCCttaatcattcttttttttgataggtaatataagaattattattgatgaaaatggaaaaagaaacatTCAATGTGTTCATGAGAATGAACACAGCAGAGCACAAAACAGAACACCACAGAAAAACAATCAAGAGACTAAactaagagaagaaaaaaactgaACAATAGAAGAACATTCTGTAAAACCCCAAcaccgagaccaatcaaaaagactTCTCTGGCATAGGCCTATTAACTCAACCAAAGACTTCTCAGAATCTTCAAAGGACCGACGATTATGCTCCATCCATACAGTCCACATCAAACATCCTAGAATTAAATTCCAATATTTGAATCATGTTTCCCAAGCCAATaattccaacaaaataataattcccCTTAATCATTCTTTGACTTTCTATAAAGTCTAAGGTTTAAAAGCTCTAGAATTGGTTAGCCATGTTGCTGCAGAACTTCGTAAGGCTCAACTCATAATGTGTTATGAAATTTAGCTTCAATAAATTGTAGGTCAAATTTGTAGGCAAGGGCTTGGTATTAATCACATCAGACTAATTAGACTTTTATTTGCACTGATGACCATATTTTTGTATAACTCTGTATTGATGATTGTAGAtgctctaaattttttatttcatgtaAGAGCAATTGCtcatatttttaaatgtgatGAGCTCGTTTCCGGCAGCTTTGTGTTATCATTGGCTGATGTGGATGCTCAGCTTATGATGGAAGATGGAAGTCTTGTATGGACGAGCAATGATGTTGTCATTGTACTTGAGCATCAAAGTGAAAAGATACCTCTTAGGTGAGTGGCTACTGCTTGTTTCTGGCTATCAGCTTCACAGCTTTGTTGAATATATCCTGTACAgtccttttttttatagatatattCTGCATAAacatttatcaaaaatatttttttaaattccataAACTCATCCCACCTCGGGCCACGTGGATAGTTAAATAGTTATAGTCTTTTTATGGTGAGCTACTCTGTATGTTACCCTTATTCTGTTTGGGGATGTGTATAATCCATTGATTTATAACGAGGTGAATGCTTTTTCGGTAACTCAACAGAgccctttttttctctttctttgtagGACCTATAACTTTTATGCAGTTCCAGTCCCTACGAAATCCCAACCCCCTAATTACCTGAAGCTGCTTGTGCAAAACCTTTTCAGTCTAGAATTTTTTCTTGCTAGTAACTCATTCAAAGATCCACAGTTGAGCTACACTCTTAATGGATGTATTGCACATTTGCCACTGGAACTTTGGACTAGAAAACACGCTTGACCTTCTAGCCTGTAAATATACTTTTTCCATCAGTTCGATAGATATACATTGATCAAGCTGTATCATATAATTTAAGCTCTATTGCTATTCATCTTTCCTTAGTTCTttgagttttaacttttaacttttctGCATCACTATCACTGTGGGTCAACTAAGATTTTAATAATGGCCACATTCAGGTATTTATTTGTCATCCATGTGGCTATTCTGCTAATGACGTTGTAGGTCtatcttgtgcacatccttgaGAATGTAAACGTGCAGCCTTTCATTCATTGCACAATGCAAAAATGTTACTTTGTCAGCATTGCATTATGATCTCAGATTGATTAAGCTAATATGTATGGCTTTACTTAGAGTGGGTTTTTCTAAATATTTGATTGTCTTGTTTGACAGTTATGTTTCAGAAACAGAAAGAAGGCATGTTGTTCCATCACAGGCACAGCGCCACATATTGGCAGGGCTTGCTTCTGTTGTGGGTGGATTGAGTGCACCATATGAGAAGGCTTCTCATGTACATGAGAGGCCAGTTGTGAATTGGCTTTGGGCTACTGGTTGTCATCCATTTGGACCATTTTCCAATACTTCTCAAATCAGTCAAATACTTCAAGATGTGGCATTGGTAAGGCCAACTTATCACACCGAAGTATTCATAAATATCACCTGACTTAGTTTATTGATGCTTTATTATTATAGTGAATAGAAAGTTTTGGTCTTTTTCTTTTGACGTTACTGGAAAGGAAAATAGATATCTTTTGTAGGACTATGGCGCTATGGGTACCTGAACTTTATATTCTTGTTTGCAGAGGAACACAATATATGCACGTGTAGATTCTGCGCTTCACAGAATTCGTGAAACATCAGAGGTGAGTTAATCTCAATTCAATCATATTTAACTTGTATACTTACTTATTTAGATATTCAGCAACgacaaaaaaaagtttatttagaTGCTTAAATAGAGTCCTGTCCATTCTGTACAGGCTGTCGAAGCTTTTGCTGCAGAACATCTCAAAACCCCACTTGGTGAACCAGTAAAGggcaagaaaaacaaaacaaccactGAGCTCTGGTTGGAGAAGTTCTACAAAAAAACAACCAACCTGCCTGAACCTTTTCCCCATGAATTAGTTGAACGTTTAGAGAAATACTTGGATGTAAGTCGGTTATAAGCCAAACTCAAGTTCTGTTTAAACTGTTTCACTTTtaatatgtttcttttttgtgacTAAATACACAGAGCCTTGAGGAGCAGCTTGTAGACTTGTCTTCCTTGTTATATGATCACCGGTTACGAGATGCAAATTATAACAGTTCAGCAATTCTACAGAGCTCCATATTTACCCAGCAGTAAGTTATCCTGCAATATAGTTTCTGTAATCAATCTGATTCCATGTTTTCATCTGTTTCTTCTGTATGAATTTTCTAGAGTAACCACTTGAGTTTGATCTTTCTGAATTTTAATGATATTACTCTGGGAATTTTGTTCTGCAGGTATGTAGATCATGTCTTGTCTAATGAGAGGGAAAAGATGAGATGCTGCGAAATTGTTTACAAATATCCTGTGCAATCTTCCCAAACTTACATCTATGGAGGCATTCTTCTTGCTGGATTCTTTGTATACTTTCTtgtcatatttttttcaaatcccGTGCACTGACCTTAAACAGTAATCCCTGGACTAATACATCAATTTTCCAAAGCTTTTAGATGCTCTTAATGTAGAAGAAATGCATATTTCAACTCATACCAAatccaaaaagataaaaagatttTGATTATACCATCGTTATATGGTTCCTTTATAGTACAGACAGTTAGTAGCAAATGGGGCAGTCAACCTATCAAAAACTATTGTCTGGGAACTGTTATCAGTAGATTAGATTGACTGTGACCTTCCTTAATGAATGTCAGCTAGTCCATGACTGTGGCTACACCTGCACTTACACTACAGTGTGCTCTCTTCAGGTGTATCCTTTTATGCTTTATAAGCAGTTGTCATTGTTTCATGGATGGAAGTGAAATTAAGGTTGTAATTTCTAGTTTCTACCAATCTAACATGGcaacaaaattgaaatcttCTAAGGAAGCTTTTTTACCCTAATAGTATACATGGTAACTTAAGGCAAAACagataatattattctaatactatttgttatttaaattagcatggttttaaagttatttggaactatagtctttttttttttacgtgttTCCAAAATATGATTTCAACATTCTATTTGAAATGTTAAAGTCGTGTCTTCACTTATAAAATCAAGGCATTTTAAGTTAAATCACTAAATAACTTTAAAACATTGTCAATTCAAatagtaattattaaaataatagtatttttcaaaataaaccaCTTCTTTCAATAACTCAATATTAGATATTTCAAGATTAGATTTGTAATATCTAACCTTGAAATCAGCATTTCCAATCTCTTTAAAAAAACCAGTATGTATAAATGAAACTTTCATTACTATAGGATTTATCAAATAGAACAATTTTCTGGtggcatttttatttatttaaataaggtATGTAATTATCCATGAAATATCCATCGCTATAAGATTTACAATTAATCAAGTTATTGAAGGGCCTATGCTGTAGAACAGTATCACGAAATGATGCCAAGGATAGAGACTATTTGGTATGAGTTTCCACCATCTTCTTCTATGACGTAACTCAAGAAGCTGTGGCTTGAGGTACATACTGATTGTAAACCCAAAATTCTTAACACCTACAATCTAAAAAACATCGTCAATAGACAATAGCTAAGAACTTTGTATCATAGAATGTTCTTATTTATGAGGAGAATCCTCCCTTACCAACAAAAAGGACAAAGGCAACAAGCTAATTTGCCATAAAAACCGGTGGGGCCAACTGGTAATTAGCAAATACATTGTTAATTTCTGCGACTAGTTTAAGATAATTAACTTTCTCAATCACTTTACTTTtcataaactaaaataaatctGGTCACAAATCAGCAATGTTGGTCTTTAATATCTACTTCTGGATGCTGATAGCCTGATTCCTCCAGCATTTTCGCAAGAGATGTACATTAACCCTCCCCATATGAAAATTTAGTGCCCTAATTATTGCATTTTATGCTACTTAACTAACTGGTTTAGGGTGATTTTTCTCCAAATACCTCTTCCCATAATCGATGTCTACACAAGAATGCTGTCAATATACCATTCCGTATCAAATAAAATTACGGCGTGTAATAACTTAAATCAGGAGGTTTTTGAGTGTTTGGACCGATTAAATATTTAGGACGGGAATAAATCGAAAATCAAAAGATTCCCACTTAATTTAGAACGCATTAATCCTCAATCTTTTTTATGTTAGGTTAATGTGTTCTAAATTATTGATGCAATAGCTAATTAAGGATTCCCACTTCAAAAAGATTATGCAGCTGCCACACACACCCCTGATTGGCATGCTACTCCACACAAGCATCCATTACAACAATTTCAACATTTCAtttattcaatttcaacaaattgaACTAATCCTATTTTCATGTAGGactaagaaaacaaaacttATAGCCTTGGTCCAAATGgtagataaaaataaccatTTTTAACTGAAGCCAGCAcatcttattcttttttagcAAAGCCATCTGAAATGCAGATTTCTAGAGTCAACAGTTAAATTTCCAACTTCTTTCAGATTCCAAAACTCTGTTAATCGCCATTGACATGCAAGCTTCCGACCCCAACACAAACTTTTAAATCATATTGCTTTATATCTagaaatttttaagttttttcgAATTAGGACTATCTCATTGACACTTTAAAAGTTTGAATTAAGATTTAAGATTTAAGATTTTAAGTTCATACATAAAAACACCATTAAAGAGCAATCACAGAGCAGAACTTCCATCTACAAAATATGattaaacaaaggaaaagatCAGATATAGCTTTCTAGGCTGCATTGTCCATCAAAAACAGCTGATATCAACTGCTCAGAGCCCAGTGCATATTCATCATctctaaacataaaaataaagttatcatttcaaaaccaaaacccacctcaaaaacttaaaaaacaacaacaaaaacaactttaaaagaAGTAATAGTCATTCACACGAAGGCATCCTCAGAAAGATTGCTTATAGTTGTCATCAAATTAGACAATCAGGTCTCAAAGATATCATGCCATCATTGGAGGCCACCCCATATTCTAAATTTTCAATACATCAAATTgtagacccaaaaaaattaaaataaaatacagcTACAAACAAATCGTATTGTAATACATAATTGGAAAACAGAGAAAAGAGGTATGGACttgtaaaaatattagaaatttggCAAGGCGTTATTCACTGCACCTGGTAAAATTACTAAGGCGAAGTGACTCAACTTCCTCGCACAAAAACTATGCCTCCTATTCCACAATAAGATTTATTGGAAACACCCTTTAATCCA contains:
- the LOC115994921 gene encoding uncharacterized protein LOC115994921, giving the protein MALRWSSILMVALNLLLIINQSESAPQAFRRDPGHPQWHHGAFHDVRDTIRSQVRRLLHTRAEVPFHVPLEVNVVLIGFHGDGGYRYTVDSQKLEEFLRVSFPTHRPLCQETGEHLDIEHNIVYNTFHAGQAEFIVLEKSLKEAMVLAGTAREADYGRELPLFEVEATVVEPIFHTLYSFLFDVDNVRYSAGDMDRPMPTVIFIVNFDKVRMDPRNKEIDHDSLMYGKITQLTEEDMKKQESEYIYRYRYNGGGASQVWLGFGRFAVIDLSAGPCTYGKIETEEGSVSSRTLPRLQHMIFPGGYGPVTGHSTSDIFIGQLASLISTTIEHVIAPDVRFEIVDQTTRLLVPIIVLQNHNRYNILEKGHNYSINIEAIEAELKKMVHDGHEVVMVGGSHSLHRHEKLSIAVSKAMRGHSLQETKNDGRFHVHTRTFLDGAILKEEMERSADVLAAGLLEVADPSLSSKYFLRQHWMDDSEGSSDSILKHKPLWASYDSKRGKKKKKIEKKQGDLTRTYGTRVIPVFVLSLADVDAQLMMEDGSLVWTSNDVVIVLEHQSEKIPLSYVSETERRHVVPSQAQRHILAGLASVVGGLSAPYEKASHVHERPVVNWLWATGCHPFGPFSNTSQISQILQDVALRNTIYARVDSALHRIRETSEAVEAFAAEHLKTPLGEPVKGKKNKTTTELWLEKFYKKTTNLPEPFPHELVERLEKYLDSLEEQLVDLSSLLYDHRLRDANYNSSAILQSSIFTQQYVDHVLSNEREKMRCCEIVYKYPVQSSQTYIYGGILLAGFFVYFLVIFFSNPVH